ACCAACGCCGACTACATCCCAGAGCTGGCCAAGGTCCCGTCCGAATTGTTCGGAGTGGCCGTGGCCACGGTGGACGGCCGGATATTTGTCGCCGGGGACGCGGACTACATGTTCTCCATCCAGTCCGTGTCCAAGCCCTTTACTGCGGCTCTGGTCCTGCAGGAACACGGGAACTCGGGCGTGCTCGTGGAAAAGATCGGGGTCGAGCCAACGGGCATGCCCTTCAATTCCGTGCTGGCCGTGGAACTGCTCGAGAGCAGGGCCGCCAATCCTCTGGTCAATGCCGGAGCCATGGCCACGGTCAGCCTGGTTCCGGCCCGGAACGAAACGGAGCGTTTTTCCAAGATCAAGGGGTGTTACGAGGCCCTGGCCGGGCAGAAGCTCTCGGTCATCGAGGAGGTCTATCGGTCCGAGTCGGCCACGAACCAAGGCAATCGGGCCATCGCCTACCTTCTGGGCAAGCATGGCCGGATATACGGGGATCCGGACAAGGTCCTCGACATCTACACCCGGCAATGCTCCATCGGGGTCACGGCCCGGCAGTTGGCCATGATGGGGGCCACCCTGGCCAACAAAGGTGTGAACCCGATCAGCGGGAAAAGGGTCCTGGATGCGCGGCATGTGCCCAAGATCCTGGCCCTGATGACCATGGCCGGGTTCTACGACGAATCCGGCCGCTGGGCCTATGATGTCGGGTTGCCGGCCAAGACCGGCGTGGGAGGCGGAATCGTGGCCGTGGCCCCGGGCCGGATGGCCGTGGCCGCTTTTTCGCCCCGGCTGAACCAGGCCGGGAACAGCATCCGGGCCATGCGGGCCATCGAGTACATCAGCGGGCGTTTGGGCCTCAATCTGTTCGAGTGAAAGACCCCATGCCTCGACATTTCTTCAAGGACCTGCGGAAGAGCGTGACAGGCGTCGGCCTTTGCTGCCTTCTGGCCGTAATGCTTGTTTCGGCCCCCTGGGCCATCCGAGCCGGAAATGCGACCGCCGGCATGGCCATGGAGCGTTTTTCCGACCAAGCCGAGGACCTGACCCGACAGCGCCTGGAGGCCGTCAAGGAGAGGCTCAAGACAAGCTTGGCCGTCAGTCCGGCTCAAGACGGCGATGATCTGCGCGCGTGGTTGATCCGGGCCTCCATGTGGGGGCCCTTGGCCGGGATGAGCAGCAAGGTTTTGGAGCTGCTCGGCGACAGCGAAACGGCCCGCAAGGCCCTCTTTTTCCTGATGCCCCTGGTGCGCTGGATGAGCGAGCCTTTTCTTTTTCCCGTGGAGACGGCTGGTTCGGAAGAGAAGTGCAGGGCGGAGATGGAGCGGCTGTTCGGCTTCATCATCGGGCAGGGCACAAAGAGCCGCAAGGTCTCCCTGGACAATGTGGGGGACGCGGCCCGCAGCGAGGCAGACGTGAAGGCCTACCGGGACTATTACCGGGAGACAATCATCCAGTTTGCCCGAGACGGTGGGATGACAGACTTGTCTTTGTCCCTGAAGCTCTCGGCCCTGACCCTGGATCTGTCTGCGGCCGTGGGTCAGGGCGAGTCGGCCAGGGCCAAACGCATGGAGATTGAGGCCGCCGTGGGCGACCTGCTCCTGGCCGCCCGGGAAGTCCGGCAGTCCCAACGGCTGATGCTGCGTCTGGACATGGAGGAATACGTCTTCAAGGACTTCACCCTGGACCTGTTTCGAACCATCGTTGAAAAGCATCCGGAACTGGCGCGCAACGCTGACGGCTCACTGCGTTTGGGAGTGGTTATCCAGGCTTATCTGCGGGATTCGGCTCGGGATGTGCGGGAATTGGCCGCATGGGGCAGGGCGAACGGCCTGCGCGTGCCCATCCGTCTGGTCAAGGGGGCCTACCTGGAGCACGAGCGCGCTCTGGCCGCGGACGAGAAACGGCCCAGCCCGGTCTGGGACCACAAGCCGTCTACGGACGCCAACTACGAAACCTTGAGCGCCTGCCTGCTCTTGAACCGGGATGCCCTCCAGCCGGCCTTTGCCACCCACAACATCCGTTCCATGGCCCGGGTCATGGCCCTGGCCGAAATGCTGGCCATTTCTCCGGCAGAGGTGGAGTTCCAGATGCTCTATGGCATGGGGGATCCGATCAAGCCCGTGCTCACGGGCATGGGCTACGGTCTGCGGGAGTACGTCCCGGCCGGTTCACTGGCCCGGGGGCTGAAATACGCCGGCCGCCGATTCCAGGAACTGGCCGGCGCGGACAACGCCCTGGCCCGGACCATGCGG
Above is a genomic segment from Deltaproteobacteria bacterium containing:
- a CDS encoding glutaminase — protein: TNADYIPELAKVPSELFGVAVATVDGRIFVAGDADYMFSIQSVSKPFTAALVLQEHGNSGVLVEKIGVEPTGMPFNSVLAVELLESRAANPLVNAGAMATVSLVPARNETERFSKIKGCYEALAGQKLSVIEEVYRSESATNQGNRAIAYLLGKHGRIYGDPDKVLDIYTRQCSIGVTARQLAMMGATLANKGVNPISGKRVLDARHVPKILALMTMAGFYDESGRWAYDVGLPAKTGVGGGIVAVAPGRMAVAAFSPRLNQAGNSIRAMRAIEYISGRLGLNLFE